DNA sequence from the Streptomyces sp. CA-210063 genome:
CCCGGTCACCCTCTCCACCGACCCGCGCCACGCGTTCACCGACAACCCGGGCGCGTCCTTCGGCTCCGGGGCCTTCTCGGCCTGGCCCGAACCCCTGGGCCTGGCCGCGATCGGCGAGACGGAGCTGGTGGAGAAGTTCGGCGACACCGTCCGCCGCGAGTATCTCTCCGTCGGCTTCCGCGTCGCCCTCCACCCGCAGATCGACCTCGCCACTGAGCCCCGCTGGTCCCGCCAGTCCGGCACCTTCGGCTCGTCCGCCGAGGTCACGAGCGCGCTCGTACGGGCGTACGTACGCGGCCTGCAGGGACGCCGGCTCGGCCATCGCTCCGTCGCCGCCATGGTCAAGCACTTCCCCGGCGGTGGCCCGCAGAAGGACGGCGAGGACCCGCACTTCCCGCACGGCAAGGAACAGATCTATCCGGGCGGCATGCGCGAGCACCACCTCGCGCCCTTCAAGGCGGCGATCGAGGCCGGCTGCTCGCAGATGATGCCGTCCTACGGCCAGCCGATCGGCGTGGACGACTGGGAGGAGGTCGGCTTCGGCTTCAACCGGGACGTCCTCACCAGGCTGTTGCGCGAACGCCTCGGCTTCGACGGCATCGTCTGCACCGACTGGGGCCTGCTCACCGACTCCCCCATCGGCGACGAGATGCACCAGGCCCGCGCCTGGGGCGTCGAACATCTCACTGTCACCGAACGCGCGGCCAAGGCCCTGGACGCGGGCGCCGACCAGTTCGGCGGCGAACAGTGCCCCGAGGTGATCGTGGAGCTCGTCCGCTCCGGCCGGATCTCCGAGGAGCGCGTCGACGCCTCCGTACGCCGGCTCCTGCGCGAGAAGTTCGTCCTCGGCCTCTTCGAGCACCGGTACGTCGACCCGAACCGCGCCGAGGAGACCGTCGGCGCGAGCGAGTTCACCGCCCTCGGCGAAGCCGCCCAGCGCCGCTCGCTCACCGTCCTGACCAACCACTCCCTGCTCCCCCTCACCGACCGCCCGAACCTGTACGTCGAGGGCGTGGGCGCGCAGACGGCGTCCCTCTACGGCAATGTCGTGGCCGATCCGGCCCACGCGGACGTGGCCGTACTGCGGCTGCGCACGCCCTACGAGCAACGGCCGGGGTTCTTCGAGTCGTTCTTCCACTCCGGGTCGCTGGCGTTCGGCGAGGAACGGCTGAAGGAGATCCTGGCGCTGCTGGAGGCCGTGCCCACGCTGGTCTGCGTCAATCTGGAACGGCCCGCCGTACTCCCGGAGATCGCCGCGAAGGCCGCGGCGCTCGTCGCCGACTACGGGGCCTCCGACACGGCCCTGCTCGACGTCGCCTTCGGGCGGGCGCGGGCCGAGGGCCGGCTGCCCTTCGAACTGCCGCGTTCCATGGCGGCGGTGGAGGCGTCCCGCCCGGACGTGCCGGGCGACACCGAGGACCCGGTCTTCCCGTACGGCCACGGCCTGGCGCTCTGATCACGCCAAGTCGTCGCCGGGCGGTCGTCATTCGGCCTCCCTCACGTCACGGACACGTGAAAATGGGCGTATGCCCATCACCGACGAACCCGAAGTCATCGACCGGCGCGAGGGCCCCTACGGCGAGGTCGTGCTGCGGCGGCACGGAGAGCTGTTGCAGATCATCGCCAACGGGTGCTTCCTGATGGACACTTCGGACGGACGCTCCGAGCGCCTGCTGGTCGACGCCGCCCTCGACGCACTGACCGGCCGTTCTCAGCCAAGTGTGCTGATCGGCGGTCTGGGCGTCGGTTTCTCGCTCGCGCACGCGGCAGCGGATCCACGCTGGGGCCGGATCACGGTTGTCGAACGCGAACCCTCCGTCATCGAGTGGCACCGCACGGGACCGCTGGCCGCCGTGTCCGCCGAAGCACTCGCGGACCCTCGCACGGACATCGTGGAAGCGGACCTCGTCGCCTACGTCAATGAGACATCCGCCACGTTCGACGCGCTCTGCCTGGACATCGACAACGGGCCCGGCTGGACGGTCTCCGAGGGCAACGAGAACCTGTACTCACCGGCCGGACTGGCAAGCTGCGCAAGGGTGTTGAGCCCTGGTGGGGTACTGGCCGTGTGGTCCGCGCAGCCATCTGCGGAATTCGAGGAAACCTTGGGGAATGCCGGGTTCCAACAGGTGCGTACCGAAGAGATCCCGGTTGCCCGGGGAGTTCCGGACGTCGTGCACCTCGCGGTCCGACCTGGATAGCCCTGGCGTGGTGACTGCCCGTACCCTGCTTGCCTGGCGCCGATCATTCAAGCGTCAATCGCAGTCATGCGCAGCCACGCGCAGTCAAGGGATCACCCCACGGATTCCGGAAAGCAACTCAGGGGCGGGCGATGGAGCAGACACACACCTCCCACAGCAGCACGACGGCCACGCCTGGCGCACAGCGCCGGGTGCTCGTGGTCGAGGACGACCCGACGATCGTCGACGCCATCGCGGCCCGCCTGCGCGCCGAGGGTTTCGTCGTACAGACCGCGTCCGACGGGCCGGCCGCGGTCGACACCGCGGAGGCCTGGCAGCCCGACCTGCTGATCCTCGACATCATGCTGCCCGGCTTCGACGGCCTGGAGGTGTGCAGGCGCGTCCAGGCCCAGCGGCCCGTCCCCGTGCTGATGCTCACCGCCCGGGACGACGAGACGGACATGCTGGTCGGGCTCGGCGTCGGCGCCGACGACTACATGACCAAGCCGTTCTCCATGCGTGAGCTGGCCGCGCGCGTGCATGTCCTGCTGCGCCGGGTGGAGCGGGCCGCGCTGGCCGCCACCACGCCGCGCTCGGGCATCCTGCGCCTCGGCGAGCTGGAGATCGACCACGCGCAGCGCCGCGTCCGGGTGCGCAGCGAGGACGTACACCTCACTCCCACCGAGTTCGACCTCCTCGTATGCCTCGCGAACACCCCGCGTGCCGTACTCTCGCGCGAGCAGCTGCTCGCCGAGGTGTGGGACTGGGCGGACGCGTCCGGGACGCGGACCGTGGACAGCCACATCAAGGCGCTGCGGCGGAAGATCGGCGCGGAGCGGATCCGCACGGTGCACGGTGTCGGGTACGCCCTGGAGACCCCGACCCCCTGACACCGGCACTCGCTTCGCGTGCGGAGGGCATACGCAGGCACGTAGACACAGGGGACTGGTGGCGTGATGAGCGGAGTCGGTGACCCACGGTCGCGGAACCTCGGTGACGCGCAGTCACGGGAGGGGGCGGAACCGCTCGGCGGTCTGCGTCCCTTCTCGATCAAGACGAAGCTCGGCGCGCTCGTCGTCATCTCGGTCCTGATCACGACCGGTCTGTCGATGATCGCGGTGCACACCAAGACCGAGCTGCGCTTCATCACGGTCTTCTCGATGATCGCCACACTCCTGATTACGCAGTTCGTGGCGCATTCGCTCACCGCCCCCCTGGACGAGATGAACGCCGTCGCCCGGTCCATCTCGCGCGGCGACTACACCCGGCGGGTCCGCGAGAACCGCCGGGACGAGCTGGGCGACCTCGCCCACACGATCAATCTCATGGCCGACGAGCTGGAGGCCCAGGACCGCCAGCGCAAGGAGCTCGTGGCGAACGTCTCCCACGAGCTCCGCACCCCCATCGCCGGCCTCCGTGCCGTCCTGGAGAACATCGTCGACGGCGTCACCCAGGCCGACCCCGAGACGATGCGCACGGCCCTGAAGCAGACGGAACGCCTGGGCCGCCTGGTCGAGACCCTCCTGGACCTCTCACGCCTGGACAACGGCGTGGTCCCGCTCCGCCGCCGCCGCTTCGAGGTCTGGCCGTACCTCTCGGGCGTCCTGAAGGAGGCCCAGATGGTCGCCTCCGCGCGCGGCGGCTTCGCCTCGGACTCCGGCAAGCACACGCGTACGGACGTGCACCTGCATCTGGACGTCCACCCGCCGGAGCTGACGGCCAACGCGGACCCGGAACGCATCCACCAGGTCGTCGCCAACCTCATCGACAACGCGGTCAAGCACAGCCCGGCCCACGGCCGCGTCACGGTGAAGGCCCGGCGGGGCCCCACCCCCGAGTCCCTGGACCTCGAAGTCCTTGACGAGGGCCCCGGCATCCCCGAGTCCGAATGGCACCGCGTCTTCGAGCGCTTCAACCGAGGCGCGGTCAGCTCCCCCCACGGCCCCGGCAGCGACGGCGGCACCGGCCTCGGCCTGGCGATCGCCCGCTGGGCGGTGGACCTCCACGGCGGCCGCATCGGCGTGGCCGAGTCCCCGAAGGGCTGCCGCATCCAGGTGGTTCTGCCGGGCATCCCGCCCCAGGGTGCCCTCCGCGCCCCTTGAGGGGCGCGGGGAACTGTGCGAGCAACCACACACAGCCCGCAGCCGAACGCCCATCCGCACAGCCGGGGGCGAAAAATCACGGGATACCCACATCGTGCCTGGCTGAATCCCCCCGCCGTTGCTGAATATCGCTCATCCTCTCGGGGCTTACTTCTCTGCCAAGTTGACGTAAAGTTCGAAGCGGAGCCACAAGATCCATGGCAGATCCGCACAGTCGGACACGTGTGATCAGGTGCGTTCGCCCACTGGGCCGCGTGTGCATCACCGCAGGCCCCGCCGGACGCATGCCCGATACATGCTCACCACACCCATTCCGGCCCGGAACCTCGCTTGTTTCCCGCCATTTCCACCCCCGAAACCCGCTTTCCGATGTGACTTACACGACGAAGAGCGGGCCCGGCCTGACCTTCCCGGCCACGGAGGCGTAGCCTTTATTCCCGCTGTCCATCACCTTGTGAAGCGGAAGAGGGCGGTTGCCGCCGTGTCGCCACAGTCCCCCAGTAACTCGAGCATCTCGACCGACTCAGACCAAGCGGGTAAGAACCCCGCCGCGGCCTTCGGTCCGAACGAGTGGCTCGTCGACGAGATCTATCAGCAGTACCTCCAGGACCCGAATTCGGTAGACCGAGCCTGGTGGGACTTCTTCGCCGACTACAAGCCGGGCGCAGCTGCCGCCCCGGCTCCGGCGGGTGCTGCGGCCACGGGGGCCGCAGCGACCACCACACCCGCGGCTCCGGCCGCCCCGGCCCAGGCTGCTCCGGCCGCCCCGGCCGCACCCGCTCCGGCGGCCCCGAAGCCCGCCGCCGCGCCGGCCCCGGCTCCCGCGAAGCCCGCGGCCGCCGCGCCCGCCAAGCCGACGGCTGCCGCCCCGGCGAAGCAGGCCGCGCCCGCCGAGGGCCCGGAGCTGATCACGCTGCGCGGCCCCGCCGCCGCGGTCGCGAAGAACATGAACGCCTCCCTGGAGCTGCCCACGGCCACGTCCGTGCGCGCCGTCCCGGTGAAGCTGCTGTTCGACAACCGCATCGTCATCAACAACCACCTGAAGCGCGCCCGGGGCGGGAAGATCTCCTTCACGCACCTGATCGGCTACGCGATGGTGCAGGCCATCAAGACGATGCCGTCGATGAACTGGCACTACGCGGAGAAGGACGGGAAGCCCACCCTCGTCAAGCCGCCGCACGTCAACTTCGGCCTCGCCATCGACCTGGTGAAGCCCAACGGCGACCGCCAGCTGGTCGTCGCGGGCATCAAGAAGGCCGAGACGCTGAACTTCTTCGAGTTCTGGCAGGCCTACGAGGACATCGTCCGCCGCGCCCGTGACGGCAAGCTGACGATGGACGACTTCACCGGCGTGACGGTCTCCCTGACCAACCCCGGCGGCCTCGGCACCGTCCACTCCGTGCCCCGCCTGATGCCCGGCCAGTCGGTCATCATGGGCGTCGGCTCCATGGACTACCCGGCCGAGTTCCAGGGCACGTCCCAGGACACCCTCAACAAGCTCGGTATCTCGAAGGTCATGACCCTGACCTCGACGTACGACCACCGAGTGATCCAGGGTGCCGCCTCCGGCGAGTTCCTGCGGATGGTCGCGAACCGCCTCCTCGGCGAGGACGGCTTCTACGACGACATCTTCGAGGCCCTGCGCATCCCCTACGAGCCGGTCCGCTGGCTCAAGGACATCGACGCCAGCCACGACGACGACGTCACGAAGGCCGCCCGCGTCTTCGAGCTGATCCACTCCTACCGGGTCCGCGGCCACGTCATGGCCGACACCGACCCGCTGGAGTACCGCCAGCGCAAGCACCCCGACCTGGACATCACCGAGCACGGGCTCACCCTGTGGGACCTGGAGCGCGAGTTCGCGGTCGGCGGCTTCGCCGGCAAGTCCCTGATGAAGCTCCGCGACATCCTCGGCGTCCTGCGTGACTCGTACTGCCGTACGACCGGCATCGAGTTCATGCACATCCAGGACCCGAAGCAGCGCAAGTGGATCCAGGACCGCATCGAGCGCCCGCACACCAAGCCGGAGCGCGAGGAGCAGCTGCGCATCCTGCGCCGGCTGAACGCGGCGGAGGCCTTCGAAACCTTCCTGCAGACGAAGTACGTCGGCCAGAAGCGCTTCTCGCTCGAAGGCGGCGAGTCGGTCATCCCGCTGCTCGACGCGGTCATCGACAGCGCGGCGGAGTCCCGTCTCGACGAGGTCGTCATCGGCATGGCCCACCGCGGCCGCCTGAACGTCCTGGCGAACATCGTCGGCAAGTCGTACGCGCAGATCTTCCGGGAGTTCGAGGGCAACCTCGACCCGAAGTCGATGCACGGCTCCGGCGACGTGAAGTACCACCTGGGCGCCGAGGGCACCTTCACCGGCCTCGACGGCGAGCAGATCAAGGTCAGCCTGGTCGCGAACCCCTCGCACCTGGAGGCCGTGGACCCGGTCCTGGAAGGCGTCGCGCGCGCCAAGCAGGACATCATCAACAAGGGCGGCACGGACTTCACCGTCCTGCCGGTGGCCCTCCACGGCGACGCGGCCTTCGCGGGCCAGGGCGTGGTGGCCGAGACCCTGAACATGTCGCAGCTGCGCGGCTACCGCACCGGCGGCACGGTCCACATCGTCATCAACAACCAGGTCGGCTTCACGGCGGCTCCCGAGTCGTCGCGCTCCTCGATGTACGCCACCGACGTGGCGCGCATGATCGAGGCCCCGATCTTCCACGTGAACGGCGACGACCCCGAGGCCGTCGTCCGCGTCGCCCGTCTGGCCTTCGAGTTCCGCCAGGCGTTCAACAAGGACGTGGTGATCGACCTCATCTGCTACCGCCGCCGCGGTCACAACGAGTCGGACAACCCGGCCTTCACCCAGCCGCTGATGTACGACCTGATCGACAAGAAGCGCTCGGTGCGCAAGCTCTACACCGAGTCCCTCATCGGTCGCGGCGACATCACCCTGGAAGAGGCCGAGCAGGCGCTCCAGGACTACCAGGGCCAGCTGGAGAAGGTCTTCACGGAGGTCCGCGAGGCCACCTCGCAGCCGGCGTCCGGCGAGGTCCACGACCCGCAGGACGGCTTCCCGGTCGCGGTGAACACCGCGATCACGGCGGAGACCGTCAAGCGCATCGCCGAGTCCCAGGTCAACGTTCCGGACCACATCACCGCCCACCCGCGTCTGCTGCCGCAGCTGCAGCGCCGGGCGGCCATGGTCGAGGACGGCACGATCGACTGGGGCATGGGTGAGACCCTCGCGGTCGGCTCCCTCCTCCTGGAGGGCACCCCGGTCCGCCTGGCCGGCCAGGACTCGCAGCGCGGCACCTTCGGCCAGCGTCACGCGGTGATCATCGACCGTGAGACGGGCGAGGAGTTCACGCCGCTGATGTACCTCTCCGAGGACCAGGCGCGGCTGAACGTCTACAACTCCCTTCTCTCCGAGTACGCGGCGATGGGCTTCGAGTACGGCTACTCGCTCGCCCGCCCCGAGTCCCTGGTGATGTGGGAGGCCCAGTTCGGCGACTTCGTCAACGGCGCCCAGACGGTCGTGGACGAGTTCATCTCGTCGGCGGAGCAGAAGTGGGGCCAGACGTCCGGCGTCACCCTGCTGCTGCCGCACGGCTACGAGGGCCAGGGCCCGGACCACTCGTCCGCCCGCCCGGAGCGCTTCCTCCAGATGTGCGCGCAGAACAACATGACGGTCGCCATGCCGACCAGCCCGTCGAACTACTTCCACCTCCTGCGGTGGCAGGTGCACAACCCGCACCACAAGCCGCTGGTGGTCTTCACCCCGAAGTCGATGCTGCGCCTCAAGGCCGCCGCGTCGAAGGCGGACGAGTTCACGAGCGGCCAGTTCCGCCCGGTCATCGGCGACGCGTCGGTCGACCCGGCCGCGGTCAAGAAGGTCGTCTTCTGCGCCGGCAAGGTCTACTACGACCTGGAGGCCGAGCGCCAGAAGCGCGGCGTCACGGACACGGCGATCATCCGCATCGAGCGGCTGTACCCGCTGCCGGGCGCCGAGGTCCAGGCGGAGGTCAACAAGTACCCCAACGCCGAGAAGTACCTCTGGACCCAGGAGGAGCCGGCGAACCAGGGTGCGTGGCCGTTCATCGCCCTCAACCTGATCGACCACCTCGACCTCGCGGTCGGCGCGGAGGTCCCCCACGGCGAGCGCCTGCGTCGCATCTCGCGTCCGCACGGCTCGTCGCCGGCGGTGGGCTCGGCGAAGCGGCACCAGGCCGAGCAGGAGCAGTTGGTGCGTGAGGTGTTCGAGGCGTAACAGCGCCCGAAGACCGTACGCAACCGGGCCGCACCCCCTCCAGGGGGTGCGGCCCGGCCGTTTCCCCGCACTTATCCTTGACCCATGTACTTCACGGACCGTGGCATCGAGGAACTGGAGAAGCGGCGCGGCGAGGAGGAGGTCACCTTTGAGTGGCTGGCCGAGCAGCTGCGGACGTTCGTGGATCTGAATCCGGACTTCGAGGTACCGGTGGAGCGGC
Encoded proteins:
- a CDS encoding glycoside hydrolase family 3 protein, whose translation is MLPYRDPNRPVDERVEDLLARMTLAEKAGQLFHAVLTMNGDGTLAEAAGGPFPRRGTTDLVTDGHLTHFNLLGQYGVRETAEWVNRLQALAADTRLGIPVTLSTDPRHAFTDNPGASFGSGAFSAWPEPLGLAAIGETELVEKFGDTVRREYLSVGFRVALHPQIDLATEPRWSRQSGTFGSSAEVTSALVRAYVRGLQGRRLGHRSVAAMVKHFPGGGPQKDGEDPHFPHGKEQIYPGGMREHHLAPFKAAIEAGCSQMMPSYGQPIGVDDWEEVGFGFNRDVLTRLLRERLGFDGIVCTDWGLLTDSPIGDEMHQARAWGVEHLTVTERAAKALDAGADQFGGEQCPEVIVELVRSGRISEERVDASVRRLLREKFVLGLFEHRYVDPNRAEETVGASEFTALGEAAQRRSLTVLTNHSLLPLTDRPNLYVEGVGAQTASLYGNVVADPAHADVAVLRLRTPYEQRPGFFESFFHSGSLAFGEERLKEILALLEAVPTLVCVNLERPAVLPEIAAKAAALVADYGASDTALLDVAFGRARAEGRLPFELPRSMAAVEASRPDVPGDTEDPVFPYGHGLAL
- a CDS encoding spermidine synthase, with the protein product MPITDEPEVIDRREGPYGEVVLRRHGELLQIIANGCFLMDTSDGRSERLLVDAALDALTGRSQPSVLIGGLGVGFSLAHAAADPRWGRITVVEREPSVIEWHRTGPLAAVSAEALADPRTDIVEADLVAYVNETSATFDALCLDIDNGPGWTVSEGNENLYSPAGLASCARVLSPGGVLAVWSAQPSAEFEETLGNAGFQQVRTEEIPVARGVPDVVHLAVRPG
- a CDS encoding response regulator transcription factor, whose amino-acid sequence is MEQTHTSHSSTTATPGAQRRVLVVEDDPTIVDAIAARLRAEGFVVQTASDGPAAVDTAEAWQPDLLILDIMLPGFDGLEVCRRVQAQRPVPVLMLTARDDETDMLVGLGVGADDYMTKPFSMRELAARVHVLLRRVERAALAATTPRSGILRLGELEIDHAQRRVRVRSEDVHLTPTEFDLLVCLANTPRAVLSREQLLAEVWDWADASGTRTVDSHIKALRRKIGAERIRTVHGVGYALETPTP
- a CDS encoding HAMP domain-containing sensor histidine kinase, with protein sequence MSGVGDPRSRNLGDAQSREGAEPLGGLRPFSIKTKLGALVVISVLITTGLSMIAVHTKTELRFITVFSMIATLLITQFVAHSLTAPLDEMNAVARSISRGDYTRRVRENRRDELGDLAHTINLMADELEAQDRQRKELVANVSHELRTPIAGLRAVLENIVDGVTQADPETMRTALKQTERLGRLVETLLDLSRLDNGVVPLRRRRFEVWPYLSGVLKEAQMVASARGGFASDSGKHTRTDVHLHLDVHPPELTANADPERIHQVVANLIDNAVKHSPAHGRVTVKARRGPTPESLDLEVLDEGPGIPESEWHRVFERFNRGAVSSPHGPGSDGGTGLGLAIARWAVDLHGGRIGVAESPKGCRIQVVLPGIPPQGALRAP
- a CDS encoding multifunctional oxoglutarate decarboxylase/oxoglutarate dehydrogenase thiamine pyrophosphate-binding subunit/dihydrolipoyllysine-residue succinyltransferase subunit, whose amino-acid sequence is MSPQSPSNSSISTDSDQAGKNPAAAFGPNEWLVDEIYQQYLQDPNSVDRAWWDFFADYKPGAAAAPAPAGAAATGAAATTTPAAPAAPAQAAPAAPAAPAPAAPKPAAAPAPAPAKPAAAAPAKPTAAAPAKQAAPAEGPELITLRGPAAAVAKNMNASLELPTATSVRAVPVKLLFDNRIVINNHLKRARGGKISFTHLIGYAMVQAIKTMPSMNWHYAEKDGKPTLVKPPHVNFGLAIDLVKPNGDRQLVVAGIKKAETLNFFEFWQAYEDIVRRARDGKLTMDDFTGVTVSLTNPGGLGTVHSVPRLMPGQSVIMGVGSMDYPAEFQGTSQDTLNKLGISKVMTLTSTYDHRVIQGAASGEFLRMVANRLLGEDGFYDDIFEALRIPYEPVRWLKDIDASHDDDVTKAARVFELIHSYRVRGHVMADTDPLEYRQRKHPDLDITEHGLTLWDLEREFAVGGFAGKSLMKLRDILGVLRDSYCRTTGIEFMHIQDPKQRKWIQDRIERPHTKPEREEQLRILRRLNAAEAFETFLQTKYVGQKRFSLEGGESVIPLLDAVIDSAAESRLDEVVIGMAHRGRLNVLANIVGKSYAQIFREFEGNLDPKSMHGSGDVKYHLGAEGTFTGLDGEQIKVSLVANPSHLEAVDPVLEGVARAKQDIINKGGTDFTVLPVALHGDAAFAGQGVVAETLNMSQLRGYRTGGTVHIVINNQVGFTAAPESSRSSMYATDVARMIEAPIFHVNGDDPEAVVRVARLAFEFRQAFNKDVVIDLICYRRRGHNESDNPAFTQPLMYDLIDKKRSVRKLYTESLIGRGDITLEEAEQALQDYQGQLEKVFTEVREATSQPASGEVHDPQDGFPVAVNTAITAETVKRIAESQVNVPDHITAHPRLLPQLQRRAAMVEDGTIDWGMGETLAVGSLLLEGTPVRLAGQDSQRGTFGQRHAVIIDRETGEEFTPLMYLSEDQARLNVYNSLLSEYAAMGFEYGYSLARPESLVMWEAQFGDFVNGAQTVVDEFISSAEQKWGQTSGVTLLLPHGYEGQGPDHSSARPERFLQMCAQNNMTVAMPTSPSNYFHLLRWQVHNPHHKPLVVFTPKSMLRLKAAASKADEFTSGQFRPVIGDASVDPAAVKKVVFCAGKVYYDLEAERQKRGVTDTAIIRIERLYPLPGAEVQAEVNKYPNAEKYLWTQEEPANQGAWPFIALNLIDHLDLAVGAEVPHGERLRRISRPHGSSPAVGSAKRHQAEQEQLVREVFEA
- a CDS encoding DUF6104 family protein, with the translated sequence MYFTDRGIEELEKRRGEEEVTFEWLAEQLRTFVDLNPDFEVPVERLATWLARLDDEDEDE